In Microbulbifer sp. GL-2, the following are encoded in one genomic region:
- a CDS encoding alpha/beta hydrolase, with translation MIQEFLKARDGKSLAFRWLPSDDIETALICMHGSTFSSQWYLMFGRMLHRQGITICLPDWRGHGKSEGRPGDLDYPDQLQDDLHDLITHLKERGVKRFILGGHSAGSLASLRYLGIYGTDGIMGFFAIAPPLTQAEETRKYDIATSGLEYFIRYFRKRRHTRPMAGPEQQNLPRINLWKYWLAMIFPVFRKLPVLSFPPVGSAAGNQGRVLDCSFNLLSAYTIKRYTDLFASLDIPCHITVGENDEVVDAHILYTVMNWYISPQVESYLTEIPKATHMSAISASVKPISAWLDKLVVRQLETNL, from the coding sequence GTGATTCAGGAGTTTTTAAAGGCCAGGGATGGTAAGAGCCTGGCATTTCGTTGGTTACCTTCAGATGACATTGAGACGGCACTAATTTGTATGCATGGCAGTACTTTTAGTAGCCAATGGTATCTGATGTTTGGGCGCATGTTGCACAGGCAGGGTATAACCATCTGCCTGCCCGATTGGCGTGGGCATGGCAAGAGTGAAGGTCGTCCTGGTGATCTGGATTACCCAGATCAGTTACAAGATGATTTGCACGATTTAATTACCCATCTCAAGGAGAGGGGAGTTAAACGTTTTATACTCGGTGGTCACAGCGCCGGCTCCCTCGCGTCTTTGCGATATCTTGGAATTTATGGTACTGACGGCATAATGGGTTTTTTCGCAATTGCTCCGCCATTGACCCAGGCCGAGGAGACCAGGAAGTATGATATCGCCACATCGGGACTAGAGTACTTTATTCGTTATTTCCGCAAAAGACGGCACACTCGGCCAATGGCTGGGCCTGAACAGCAAAACTTACCAAGAATAAATCTTTGGAAATACTGGCTGGCTATGATTTTTCCTGTGTTCAGGAAACTGCCTGTGTTGAGTTTTCCTCCGGTTGGATCCGCTGCAGGAAATCAGGGTAGGGTGCTTGACTGCAGTTTTAACTTACTCAGCGCCTACACTATCAAGAGATATACCGATCTGTTTGCCAGCCTCGATATTCCATGTCATATCACTGTGGGTGAGAATGATGAAGTGGTCGATGCTCATATCCTATATACGGTGATGAATTGGTATATCTCCCCCCAAGTTGAGTCTTACCTGACTGAGATTCCCAAAGCTACGCATATGTCGGCCATCTCGGCCTCGGTTAAGCCAATTTCTGCCTGGCTGGATAAGCTGGTAGTACGTCAGTTGGAGACGAATCTGTGA
- a CDS encoding acyl carrier protein gives MSTAVVESKVQELCEQIALMLNVDSVDADTPIAELGVDSLNIVEVILICEQLYPGVMSPENLVFDEHTTLKEMDNQLLENTVEM, from the coding sequence ATGTCTACAGCAGTCGTAGAGAGCAAAGTGCAGGAACTCTGTGAGCAGATAGCTCTTATGCTGAATGTTGATTCCGTCGATGCGGATACTCCTATCGCTGAGTTGGGTGTCGATTCACTCAATATCGTTGAAGTGATACTAATTTGTGAGCAGCTATATCCAGGGGTTATGAGTCCTGAGAATCTGGTGTTTGATGAGCACACCACACTGAAAGAAATGGATAACCAGTTACTTGAGAATACGGTCGAGATGTAA
- a CDS encoding NAD(P)/FAD-dependent oxidoreductase, with protein MSPVQQLEKEYDIVIIGGGWAGLTLARQIRLGNQKTSILVVEASEDFRGKVGEATVEMTGHYFMKQLGLVNYLYRNHLPKNGLRFFYDNPDHSLSLTEMSEHGTTSIPPHPAFQLDRARLEADLVDMNREHGIEVVMGVKAKSLNIEPVDKRHSVQLHAGDYRSEITARWLVDCSGRSRFAKKHKKLTRQENVPEHFSAWGRFKNIRDIDSMGDEAWRKRAFGRFLSTNHFAGDGYWVWFIPLSGGYTSVGIVGEKSKFDKPPTKRDSFLKFLMEYRAISELLEGSELIDFEAWGQLAYRADEFIFPDRWATSGFASMFLDPLFSGGGDMIALFNDHIAKYILMDLDESDRDKAQQVLDQQLPIANQTVKEFYQGLYAHVANVYPVIDSAELCSPLLAYNTAAYFLEIAWDYMSGNYLNQEYWSRKSYLRRGYMALEIILQRQLIDTAEVLKSEGRYHRRNDEGFFESGADHYKYFVYLMGSSGRDGWRIDLRVKLWVEMFLKVIEARLDLPMLANRMVVQQSILLPDLLGKPDLNAGDKSWLLDKISEKLSEMLSEETESPVQAKVTEDSFHTDVVEVMDPSGDLVKDELGKLAKKAKSLWMQTQEYIAMPGMVPVFLAFARSQPDSIMESVIDQRKVQGMDHQASESRIVEAL; from the coding sequence ATGAGCCCAGTTCAACAACTAGAAAAAGAATACGATATTGTCATTATCGGTGGCGGTTGGGCCGGTTTGACCCTGGCCAGGCAAATAAGGTTAGGTAACCAGAAAACCTCAATCCTAGTTGTCGAGGCCAGTGAGGATTTCCGGGGGAAAGTTGGTGAAGCTACTGTCGAGATGACAGGCCACTACTTTATGAAACAACTAGGCCTTGTTAATTACCTATACCGTAATCACCTGCCTAAAAATGGCCTGCGTTTTTTCTATGATAATCCTGATCATAGCTTGTCACTTACGGAGATGAGTGAGCACGGGACAACCAGCATACCGCCACACCCCGCCTTCCAGCTCGACAGAGCCCGCCTGGAGGCGGACCTCGTTGATATGAACCGTGAACACGGTATTGAAGTCGTCATGGGAGTGAAGGCCAAGTCTCTGAATATTGAACCAGTGGACAAACGGCATTCTGTGCAGCTGCACGCAGGGGATTACAGATCAGAAATCACTGCCCGTTGGTTGGTGGACTGTAGTGGCCGTAGCCGTTTTGCCAAGAAACACAAGAAACTGACCCGTCAGGAAAATGTGCCTGAACACTTCTCTGCTTGGGGGCGTTTTAAGAACATCCGGGATATTGATTCCATGGGGGATGAGGCCTGGAGAAAACGGGCATTTGGCCGCTTCCTCTCCACCAATCATTTTGCGGGAGATGGGTACTGGGTGTGGTTTATCCCCCTGAGTGGTGGCTATACCAGCGTCGGTATTGTTGGTGAAAAAAGTAAGTTCGACAAGCCTCCCACCAAGCGCGACAGCTTCCTGAAGTTTTTAATGGAGTATCGGGCAATTTCGGAATTGCTGGAAGGTTCTGAGCTTATTGATTTTGAGGCCTGGGGCCAGCTTGCCTATCGTGCAGATGAATTTATTTTCCCTGATCGATGGGCAACCTCAGGTTTTGCTTCGATGTTTCTGGATCCGCTATTTAGTGGTGGTGGAGATATGATTGCTTTATTTAATGATCATATTGCTAAATACATCCTTATGGATCTCGATGAATCTGATAGGGATAAAGCTCAGCAAGTACTGGATCAGCAATTACCGATCGCGAACCAGACAGTAAAGGAGTTTTATCAGGGGCTCTATGCGCATGTGGCTAATGTGTATCCCGTTATTGATTCCGCAGAACTGTGTTCGCCCCTACTGGCTTATAATACTGCAGCCTATTTCCTGGAAATTGCTTGGGATTATATGTCCGGAAATTACCTGAATCAGGAATACTGGTCACGCAAGAGTTACCTGCGCCGTGGCTACATGGCATTGGAGATAATACTGCAAAGACAGCTGATCGATACCGCGGAAGTACTTAAGTCTGAAGGCCGCTATCATCGAAGAAATGATGAGGGTTTTTTCGAGTCCGGGGCAGATCACTATAAATACTTTGTTTACTTGATGGGCAGCAGTGGCCGGGATGGGTGGCGTATTGATCTAAGGGTAAAGCTTTGGGTCGAAATGTTCCTAAAAGTTATTGAAGCCAGATTGGATTTGCCAATGCTCGCTAACAGAATGGTCGTACAGCAGAGCATTCTGTTACCAGACCTTCTTGGAAAACCCGACCTGAACGCAGGGGACAAAAGCTGGCTTCTGGATAAGATCTCGGAAAAATTATCTGAAATGCTCTCTGAAGAAACTGAATCTCCAGTCCAGGCTAAGGTGACAGAGGATTCCTTTCACACTGATGTTGTGGAAGTCATGGATCCATCAGGTGACCTTGTTAAAGATGAGCTTGGTAAACTCGCTAAGAAAGCCAAGTCACTCTGGATGCAGACCCAGGAGTATATCGCCATGCCGGGTATGGTACCGGTATTTCTGGCGTTTGCACGTAGCCAGCCCGATAGCATTATGGAATCTGTTATAGACCAGAGAAAAGTGCAGGGCATGGATCACCAAGCCTCTGAAAGTCGTATTGTGGAGGCTTTGTGA
- a CDS encoding DUF1254 domain-containing protein — translation MNSWPRLELHQTHLSGVRGLLIALSLFLVCGLPVESTGANVGPDTIESIRTPDEVESSIGLLKFRDGAPFPETAEKLYDYLDHMRAVDSFLKGIQGASVHALMKGGRALGAKSANEVLIFDQLMNSESLFLTGNTSTIYTLAFLDLKRDGPTILHAPPEVMGAFNDAWFRYVEDIGNSGPDKGRGGKYLVLPPDYKGNLPFGYFPVYPRSYRVWVFMRSPSNQPLDKAVQSVKDNLRIYPLSRKNHPPRMVFISASGKTFNTIHPNNYKFYTHLNEIIQYEWIGMLNPETRGLFASIGIAKGKAFSPDERMIKILTDAVGIGNGIARSIVWYPRTDKSLTDVKIYPGTDSAWVMAFPGKNIFFNGPDGKTINSDARVSYFYPYTGVSPAMTAIEPGKGSDYAIAFVDENKEPFDGSKKYKLHLPPDVPVNAFWAVNIYDSQTRSQLQTSQKFPSVSSQSKGIKKNADGSYDIYFGPVPPKGFESNWLETVRGKGFFVILRLYGPLGPWLEKTWRPGEVEPTDY, via the coding sequence TTGAACAGCTGGCCGCGGCTGGAGCTTCATCAGACCCACTTGTCTGGCGTGCGCGGATTACTGATAGCACTCTCACTGTTTCTTGTTTGTGGATTACCAGTGGAGAGCACTGGCGCCAATGTGGGACCGGATACCATAGAATCCATCAGAACCCCGGATGAAGTGGAAAGCAGTATCGGTTTATTAAAATTTCGTGATGGTGCGCCATTTCCTGAGACGGCAGAAAAATTATATGACTACCTGGATCATATGCGCGCAGTAGACAGCTTTCTGAAAGGTATCCAAGGAGCCTCAGTGCACGCATTGATGAAAGGTGGGCGAGCGCTGGGCGCCAAGTCTGCCAATGAGGTACTCATTTTTGATCAATTAATGAATTCCGAGTCACTGTTTCTAACCGGGAATACATCCACCATCTACACCTTGGCCTTCCTTGACTTGAAAAGGGATGGGCCCACAATATTGCACGCGCCGCCCGAGGTTATGGGCGCCTTCAATGATGCCTGGTTTCGTTATGTGGAGGACATAGGAAACTCCGGCCCAGACAAGGGTCGCGGTGGAAAATACCTGGTACTGCCTCCGGACTATAAAGGCAACCTCCCCTTTGGTTACTTTCCCGTCTACCCACGCTCTTACCGAGTTTGGGTGTTTATGCGCTCCCCCAGTAACCAGCCACTCGATAAAGCCGTTCAGAGTGTTAAGGACAACCTGAGGATTTACCCCTTATCCAGGAAAAACCATCCGCCGCGCATGGTATTCATTAGCGCCTCGGGTAAAACTTTCAATACCATCCACCCCAACAACTACAAGTTCTATACGCACTTGAATGAAATTATCCAGTACGAATGGATAGGCATGCTCAACCCGGAAACCCGTGGTCTATTCGCCTCTATCGGTATAGCAAAGGGCAAGGCTTTCAGCCCTGATGAACGCATGATTAAGATACTCACCGATGCGGTTGGAATTGGAAATGGTATCGCTCGCTCCATCGTCTGGTATCCTCGTACAGATAAATCCCTTACCGACGTCAAGATATACCCTGGCACCGATAGCGCCTGGGTAATGGCCTTTCCCGGCAAGAACATCTTCTTTAATGGGCCGGACGGCAAGACGATTAACAGCGATGCCCGAGTCAGCTATTTCTATCCCTATACCGGGGTTAGTCCAGCCATGACCGCCATAGAACCGGGCAAGGGCTCTGACTACGCTATCGCTTTTGTGGACGAGAACAAGGAGCCCTTTGATGGCTCCAAGAAATACAAACTCCACCTTCCACCCGATGTCCCAGTCAACGCATTCTGGGCAGTCAACATCTACGACAGCCAGACCCGCTCCCAGCTACAGACCAGCCAGAAGTTCCCCTCTGTCAGCAGTCAGAGCAAAGGTATCAAGAAGAACGCGGATGGCTCCTACGATATTTATTTCGGCCCTGTGCCGCCAAAAGGTTTTGAAAGCAACTGGCTGGAAACTGTTCGTGGTAAAGGCTTTTTCGTCATACTGCGACTATATGGCCCTCTCGGCCCTTGGCTGGAAAAAACCTGGCGTCCCGGAGAGGTGGAACCTACAGATTATTGA
- a CDS encoding PLP-dependent decarboxylase — MNASLEKLVSQLGQKRQHFSTPCYVYSIEDVANNYRKLKESLGTSLIYSLKANSCLDLIVRCGHIFEDGIEIASVGELNLLPRGESPRYTNNPSADKAFIRAAIASKCTLVVDNLSQLEIIKEFQGKRPINPLVLRLNPSTLDQFVEAPRGTRKDHFGLAWEDTLKALETCKEQGLEVAGFHVFRGSYSFAKLASSTAQAALKIVEAFEETLGYKISLVNLGGGFDLNWESENFDFVQYRNLLSEFPAHINLVHESGRAIMGTAGYFVTEVRYAKSIESRRYGVCNGGMAQNFLLAKTESAFKRFSQPLILREGRIVEPEDKVDSSYLVGTSCNKEDVIGEVKGLEVRPGDLAVFSHCGAYNASYTVAPFLTLPPAKSYLME; from the coding sequence ATGAACGCTTCCTTGGAAAAGCTTGTTTCCCAGCTTGGCCAAAAAAGACAACACTTCTCAACTCCTTGTTACGTTTATTCGATTGAAGATGTTGCTAATAATTATAGAAAGCTCAAGGAGAGCCTGGGTACATCCCTGATTTATTCTTTGAAGGCTAATAGCTGCCTCGACCTTATTGTGCGATGTGGGCATATATTTGAGGACGGTATTGAGATCGCTTCGGTAGGGGAGTTGAACCTCCTTCCGAGGGGCGAGAGCCCCCGATATACCAATAACCCTTCAGCAGATAAGGCTTTTATCCGTGCGGCCATCGCCAGTAAATGTACTTTAGTGGTGGATAATCTTTCCCAGCTGGAAATCATCAAGGAGTTCCAGGGCAAGAGACCGATTAACCCACTGGTCCTACGCCTGAATCCAAGTACCCTCGACCAGTTTGTTGAGGCTCCTCGTGGAACCAGAAAAGACCACTTTGGCTTAGCTTGGGAAGACACTTTAAAAGCGCTCGAAACCTGTAAAGAACAAGGCCTGGAAGTTGCCGGCTTTCACGTTTTTCGTGGATCGTATAGTTTTGCCAAGCTTGCAAGCTCCACAGCACAAGCGGCGCTCAAGATCGTTGAGGCGTTTGAGGAGACTCTAGGTTACAAAATCTCTCTGGTTAATTTGGGAGGGGGATTCGATTTAAATTGGGAAAGTGAAAATTTTGACTTTGTTCAATACCGAAACCTGCTTTCTGAATTTCCAGCCCATATCAATCTTGTCCATGAAAGCGGCCGGGCAATCATGGGAACCGCCGGATACTTTGTCACTGAAGTGCGTTACGCGAAATCGATAGAAAGTCGTCGCTACGGTGTTTGTAACGGCGGTATGGCCCAGAATTTTTTGTTGGCCAAAACAGAAAGCGCTTTTAAGCGATTCTCGCAACCACTGATCTTGCGCGAGGGTAGGATAGTGGAACCCGAAGATAAGGTCGACAGCAGCTACCTGGTTGGTACATCTTGCAATAAAGAGGATGTAATTGGTGAGGTAAAAGGACTTGAGGTAAGGCCTGGAGACCTGGCTGTTTTTAGTCATTGTGGTGCCTATAACGCGAGTTATACCGTAGCGCCTTTCTTAACTCTGCCCCCTGCTAAATCCTACCTGATGGAGTAG
- a CDS encoding class I adenylate-forming enzyme family protein, translating to MFSLADLFDKVVANSWHGSLESLTGEKLTAPKCEKALTLLQEFETELTCGDRIVVRAHSDIFTIAAMLAAWRLGLAVVPVKGDASEAAVQSVASDCNAKAIFEKGRIVSLGTYRSEQKRFEFCSASKVTGVDLALIIYTSGSTGRPKGIMLTHQNVLTSLESITQYLRLTAQDRVLCLSPLSFDYGLYQVLFALYKDCATVLYDKTFNPIQVLTAVPENKVSVLPIVPAMGAALAKLLPLVKPDLSMLGSITNTGGHLSEFVIRAWKEYCPELNVFSMYGLTECKRAIYLEPELWEQKMGSVGKPIPGLDARIFQYNSDADSYREAVPNEIGELYVRGSAVMQAYYDPNAQGGATIVHGLYRDDNWLATGDLFSRDEEGFYYFKGRSKDLIKQAGFCLFPKDLENLIDACSLVHLSVVMGSKDRFQSEIAVCVVELHDNTQENQQQFKEWLKENLDADYTPREIKFAETIQLTANSKIDRKILQKELQA from the coding sequence ATGTTCTCGCTTGCCGACCTGTTCGATAAGGTTGTCGCTAATTCTTGGCATGGAAGCTTGGAAAGCCTGACCGGCGAAAAATTGACCGCACCTAAGTGTGAGAAAGCTCTGACTCTACTGCAGGAGTTCGAAACCGAACTCACCTGTGGGGATAGGATTGTAGTCAGAGCCCATAGCGATATTTTTACAATAGCGGCCATGTTAGCCGCGTGGCGACTTGGCCTGGCCGTAGTACCGGTAAAGGGAGATGCAAGTGAAGCCGCAGTACAATCTGTTGCTTCGGATTGCAATGCAAAAGCCATTTTTGAAAAAGGTAGAATTGTTTCCTTGGGAACTTATCGCTCAGAGCAAAAACGCTTTGAGTTTTGTTCTGCCTCCAAGGTAACCGGAGTTGATCTCGCTCTGATTATTTATACTTCTGGAAGTACGGGCAGGCCAAAAGGGATCATGCTCACTCATCAGAATGTACTGACCTCACTGGAATCAATTACTCAGTATCTGCGGTTGACTGCGCAAGACAGGGTGCTTTGTCTTTCTCCGCTGTCCTTTGATTACGGTCTTTACCAGGTACTTTTTGCGCTTTACAAAGATTGTGCAACTGTACTGTACGATAAAACCTTTAACCCCATTCAAGTACTGACAGCGGTACCAGAGAATAAGGTATCGGTATTACCTATCGTTCCCGCGATGGGCGCCGCCTTGGCGAAACTGCTACCTCTGGTTAAGCCTGATCTCTCAATGTTAGGGAGTATCACCAATACTGGGGGGCATTTATCTGAGTTTGTCATTCGTGCCTGGAAAGAGTACTGCCCGGAACTGAATGTTTTCTCAATGTATGGTCTTACCGAGTGTAAAAGGGCAATTTATCTGGAGCCCGAGCTTTGGGAGCAGAAAATGGGGTCTGTCGGTAAACCAATTCCTGGCCTGGATGCAAGAATTTTCCAGTACAACAGTGATGCAGATAGTTACCGTGAAGCGGTACCGAATGAGATCGGTGAGCTTTATGTACGTGGTTCAGCTGTCATGCAAGCCTACTACGATCCTAATGCCCAAGGTGGCGCGACTATTGTACATGGGCTGTACCGGGATGATAACTGGCTGGCCACTGGTGATTTATTCAGCCGGGATGAAGAGGGATTTTATTATTTTAAGGGCCGCTCAAAGGACCTGATCAAACAGGCTGGTTTTTGTCTTTTTCCCAAGGATCTGGAAAACCTCATTGATGCCTGTTCGTTGGTTCATCTCAGTGTAGTGATGGGCTCCAAAGACAGATTTCAAAGTGAAATTGCAGTTTGTGTTGTGGAGCTTCATGACAACACTCAAGAGAACCAGCAGCAATTCAAGGAATGGTTAAAGGAAAATCTGGATGCCGATTACACGCCGCGAGAGATTAAATTCGCCGAAACCATTCAGCTGACTGCGAATAGCAAAATAGATAGAAAAATATTACAAAAAGAGTTGCAAGCCTGA
- a CDS encoding acyl-CoA dehydrogenase — MGRNIYKADLREFKFLIEDQFHQARTLFDHPLYKNCSPELLDDILLRAKQFAYQVLGPGYQEADEQSCQLVDGKVQLPDVFPEMWSRFKEEWGDMASVNGEQNSSLPPFVMQMLLEMFMGANPSFMTYGGFCLPSATLVEKYGSDIQKTLFKDKLATSEWTSCLCLTEPQAGSDVSLVETKATRQDDGTYLLSGEKYLISAGMHDLTGNTIYFVMGRGEKSGSGTYGLSCFIVPKYWVEKDGSLGDFNHVECVSLADKMGFKGCANTHLTFGKNGQCRAYLLGDRENVGLLQFLTLMNQARISTGVYALGMASSAYYNALSYASKRLQGKRFHESFSSTASRVNIVEHVDVQRMLLEMKSKVEGCRALIAKLTLSESLVKTFSGNVDKKSEIAHHQGLMNLLTPVVKAYVSDQAWRICELAIQTCGGQGYLKKLGIEQYARDIKVLAIWEGTNFIQSQDLIRDKLGLGNSSKLFQVYKTEIDEFIAKATDFPQFKEEFDRLKESFGHLEVALKAVHVWVRTKEMFKIPAYSTRILHMMGDITLAWLLLEAACAASSKLSEVCTDKAFYESKILSARFFIHNELPRTKFVLEVIQDPGSFCEVESPIWASLLSDVE, encoded by the coding sequence ATGGGTAGAAATATCTACAAGGCTGATTTACGGGAATTCAAATTCCTGATTGAAGACCAGTTCCATCAAGCGCGAACCTTGTTTGATCATCCACTCTATAAAAACTGCTCACCAGAGCTATTAGATGATATTTTGCTGCGCGCAAAGCAGTTTGCTTATCAGGTTTTAGGACCAGGCTACCAGGAAGCTGATGAACAGAGTTGTCAACTTGTAGATGGCAAGGTTCAACTTCCCGATGTTTTCCCTGAGATGTGGAGTCGTTTCAAGGAAGAATGGGGTGATATGGCTTCTGTGAATGGTGAGCAAAATAGCAGCCTACCACCTTTTGTTATGCAGATGCTCCTGGAAATGTTTATGGGGGCCAACCCCAGTTTCATGACCTATGGAGGTTTCTGCCTGCCATCCGCAACTTTGGTAGAAAAATACGGAAGTGATATTCAGAAAACTCTGTTCAAGGACAAACTGGCGACTTCTGAGTGGACCTCATGCTTGTGCTTGACTGAACCGCAGGCTGGTAGCGATGTTTCCCTGGTGGAAACCAAAGCTACCCGCCAAGATGATGGAACATACCTGCTTAGTGGTGAGAAATACCTTATCAGTGCTGGTATGCACGACCTCACGGGTAACACCATCTATTTTGTGATGGGCAGGGGTGAGAAAAGCGGATCTGGTACCTATGGTTTATCTTGCTTCATAGTGCCCAAATATTGGGTCGAAAAGGATGGTAGCCTAGGTGATTTCAATCATGTCGAGTGTGTATCCCTCGCCGATAAGATGGGGTTCAAAGGCTGTGCCAATACCCATCTGACCTTTGGGAAAAATGGTCAGTGTCGGGCCTACTTGTTAGGGGATAGAGAGAATGTAGGCCTTTTGCAGTTCCTTACCTTGATGAACCAGGCCAGGATAAGCACAGGTGTTTACGCATTGGGTATGGCTTCCTCTGCTTACTATAATGCGCTGTCCTATGCCAGTAAGCGCCTACAGGGCAAACGATTCCATGAAAGCTTCAGTTCTACCGCGAGCCGGGTGAATATTGTTGAGCATGTTGACGTCCAGCGCATGTTGCTTGAGATGAAATCCAAGGTGGAGGGCTGCAGGGCTTTGATTGCCAAATTGACCCTATCCGAAAGTCTCGTAAAAACTTTTTCCGGTAATGTCGATAAAAAGTCAGAAATTGCTCATCACCAAGGTCTGATGAATCTTCTGACTCCTGTAGTTAAGGCCTATGTCAGTGATCAGGCCTGGAGAATTTGTGAGCTGGCAATTCAAACTTGCGGTGGCCAGGGGTACCTTAAGAAACTGGGTATTGAGCAGTATGCTCGTGATATCAAAGTGCTGGCTATCTGGGAAGGCACCAATTTTATTCAGAGTCAGGATCTTATACGGGATAAGCTTGGACTTGGGAATTCGAGCAAACTCTTCCAGGTGTATAAAACTGAAATTGATGAATTTATTGCAAAGGCAACTGACTTTCCGCAGTTTAAAGAGGAATTTGATCGCCTCAAAGAATCCTTTGGGCATTTAGAGGTAGCCCTTAAGGCTGTGCATGTCTGGGTGCGGACCAAAGAGATGTTCAAAATTCCCGCATACAGCACTCGTATTTTGCACATGATGGGAGATATCACCCTGGCCTGGTTATTGCTTGAAGCTGCTTGCGCCGCCTCCAGTAAATTGAGTGAAGTCTGTACGGATAAAGCCTTTTATGAATCTAAAATACTCAGTGCCAGATTCTTTATTCATAATGAGCTGCCTAGAACCAAATTTGTACTCGAGGTGATCCAGGATCCAGGCTCTTTCTGCGAGGTCGAGTCTCCGATTTGGGCCTCTCTGCTGAGTGATGTGGAGTAA
- a CDS encoding ABC transporter ATP-binding protein, whose translation MLVELNSVSKRYAMGDIWVDALKDVTLSLEKGEFLAVKGPSGSGKSTLLNILSALDQCDSGTVQVGGVNVGELSEHKRSKFRNRHIGIVFQSFNLIPVLTALENVMYPLTLRGVKEAKPRALQALKDVDLERQINQRPTQLSGGQMQRVAIARAIVTRPDIVLADEPTANLDSKTSENIMALIQKLNKEQDVTFVISTHDDYVTSQATRVITILDGKLVNDSLVADMQFKKRTKAGIAESGVGA comes from the coding sequence ATGTTGGTTGAACTGAATAGTGTATCAAAGCGTTACGCGATGGGTGATATTTGGGTGGATGCACTCAAGGATGTCACCCTCTCCCTGGAGAAAGGCGAATTCTTAGCTGTAAAGGGGCCGAGTGGTAGTGGTAAGAGTACCTTGCTGAATATTTTGTCCGCACTTGATCAATGTGATTCCGGCACTGTTCAGGTTGGGGGGGTTAACGTTGGGGAGTTGAGTGAACACAAGCGTTCGAAGTTCCGTAATCGGCATATCGGCATTGTGTTTCAGTCCTTTAACTTGATACCGGTACTGACTGCTTTGGAAAATGTAATGTACCCGCTGACACTTAGAGGTGTGAAGGAAGCGAAACCGAGGGCCCTACAAGCGTTAAAAGATGTAGATCTCGAGAGACAGATCAACCAGAGGCCTACACAGTTATCTGGTGGACAGATGCAAAGGGTAGCTATAGCTCGGGCGATTGTTACACGGCCCGACATCGTGCTGGCTGATGAACCCACGGCAAATCTGGATTCGAAAACCTCTGAGAATATTATGGCGCTGATTCAGAAACTGAACAAAGAGCAGGATGTTACTTTCGTTATCTCCACACACGACGACTATGTTACTAGCCAGGCTACCAGAGTTATTACTATTTTGGATGGAAAGTTGGTGAATGACAGCCTTGTAGCAGATATGCAATTCAAGAAGCGTACAAAAGCCGGTATTGCTGAATCGGGAGTAGGGGCATGA